A genomic stretch from Campylobacter lari subsp. concheus includes:
- the miaA gene encoding tRNA (adenosine(37)-N6)-dimethylallyltransferase MiaA has product MFFEFALIGTTASGKTELANKLAYEFNASILSLDSLCVYKQINIASAKTEQKTLDELDYFGINLLNVNEHFNIALFFEEYKKAKAFAQKNNQMLIITGGTSFYLKALMDGLSENFKESQSTLSNDEIYHLMIKIDPQAKIEKNDTYRLKKWLGIYEQTNKVPSEVLKETKQEALIKKLDIFEISWQKDLLEKRIIKRTKNMLNEGLIEEAKMLFDNYDHHLKALNSIGLKECKEFLDKKINLNELEELIIIHTRQLAKRQRTFNKKFNKEILDFQSAYENLKAYILKKYQG; this is encoded by the coding sequence ATGTTTTTTGAATTTGCACTCATTGGAACCACTGCAAGTGGCAAAACAGAACTTGCTAATAAACTAGCTTATGAATTTAACGCAAGTATTTTAAGCCTTGATAGTCTTTGTGTGTATAAACAAATCAACATCGCTTCGGCAAAAACAGAGCAAAAAACCCTAGATGAGCTTGATTATTTTGGTATAAATTTGTTAAATGTCAATGAGCATTTTAACATTGCTTTGTTTTTTGAAGAATACAAAAAAGCAAAAGCCTTTGCTCAAAAAAACAATCAAATGCTTATCATCACAGGCGGAACTAGTTTTTATCTAAAAGCCTTAATGGATGGTTTGAGTGAAAATTTTAAAGAGAGCCAAAGCACGCTAAGTAATGATGAAATTTATCATTTAATGATAAAAATTGATCCACAAGCAAAAATAGAAAAAAACGATACTTATCGTTTGAAAAAATGGCTTGGAATTTATGAGCAAACTAATAAAGTTCCAAGTGAAGTTTTAAAAGAAACCAAACAAGAGGCTTTGATTAAAAAACTTGATATTTTTGAAATTTCTTGGCAGAAAGATCTTTTAGAAAAACGCATTATCAAGCGCACTAAAAATATGCTAAATGAGGGCTTAATAGAGGAAGCTAAAATGTTATTTGATAATTATGATCATCATTTAAAAGCACTAAATTCTATAGGCTTAAAAGAATGTAAAGAGTTTTTAGATAAAAAAATAAATTTAAATGAGCTTGAAGAGCTCATCATCATCCACACAAGACAACTTGCCAAAAGACAAAGAACTTTTAATAAAAAATTCAATAAAGAAATTTTAGATTTTCAAAGTGCTTATGAGAATTTAAAAGCTTATATTTTAAAAAAATATCAAGGCTGA
- the nuoH gene encoding NADH-quinone oxidoreductase subunit NuoH: MSDITFFIIETIIKCVLVIAIFATLAGLATYLERKALALFHRRLGPDMVGPFGLLQVVADMIKLFTKEDIVPTYAQKVVFLIAPLIAAICAFVAIAAIPIFPEFTLFGRVIRPIIADINVALLFVIGMGGVSFYAIFLGGLASNNKWSLLGGARGLVSIISYESVAGLSLVCVVMLVGSLSLVDINNYQSEGILSWLIFKQPLAFILFVIAIFIETNRTPLCLSENETELVSGYGTEYSGLRWGMFFIGEYTAMITGAIMISLLFLGGFNDFWIIPGAIMMLLKVSFVFFWYFWARGAFPQLRPDQVMRMCYLILIPLAVLNLLISALVLVV, encoded by the coding sequence ATGAGTGATATTACTTTTTTTATTATAGAAACAATTATTAAATGTGTGCTTGTTATAGCTATTTTTGCTACTTTAGCAGGTTTGGCAACTTATCTTGAAAGAAAGGCTTTGGCTTTATTTCATCGTCGTTTGGGGCCTGATATGGTAGGTCCTTTTGGATTACTTCAAGTAGTTGCTGATATGATTAAGCTTTTTACTAAAGAAGATATAGTGCCAACTTATGCTCAAAAAGTGGTGTTTTTAATCGCTCCATTGATTGCAGCAATTTGTGCTTTTGTGGCAATTGCAGCTATTCCCATTTTTCCTGAATTTACTTTATTTGGTAGAGTGATTCGCCCTATTATTGCTGATATCAATGTGGCCTTACTATTTGTCATAGGTATGGGTGGAGTTAGTTTTTATGCGATTTTTTTAGGAGGCTTGGCTAGTAATAATAAATGGTCATTGTTGGGTGGGGCAAGAGGGCTTGTTTCTATCATTTCTTATGAGAGTGTTGCAGGTCTTTCTTTGGTATGTGTTGTAATGCTTGTTGGTTCTTTGTCTTTGGTAGATATTAATAATTATCAAAGTGAAGGCATACTTTCTTGGCTTATTTTTAAACAACCTTTGGCTTTTATTTTATTTGTAATAGCCATTTTTATAGAAACTAATAGAACTCCGCTTTGTTTAAGTGAAAACGAAACTGAACTTGTTTCAGGTTATGGCACTGAATATAGTGGGCTTAGATGGGGTATGTTTTTTATTGGTGAATATACAGCCATGATTACCGGAGCGATTATGATATCGCTTTTATTTTTGGGTGGATTTAATGATTTTTGGATTATACCAGGAGCTATTATGATGCTTTTGAAAGTTTCTTTTGTGTTCTTTTGGTATTTTTGGGCTAGAGGGGCTTTTCCGCAACTGCGTCCTGATCAAGTAATGAGAATGTGTTATTTGATTTTAATTCCTTTAGCGGTTTTAAATTTATTAATTAGTGCTTTAGTGCTTGTGGTATAG
- a CDS encoding tetratricopeptide repeat protein yields MIRVLFLFLLSITYTFSFEIIVNKGEEHKRPFTLLHLKDDKDFTCKSVFEFEKTHFECNVLGVSNMQFQNKEFDDFTIYFEKHQTFLTIKIYPKILAKMFNYSQDIFNAKEIQSQSEDASKHFVFIFTKDLRYYKPSDGLDFDIYFDDVLMPYIGALDLNSNPMETSKSADFNAYFSIKQEYEAKKYDQVLRDATSAIKRYQGSVFMNEFELYKLRAQNKLYTYEFDKDQLILEQMLDDAKRWVRTYINDKDYTEVMYIMMRVYMGLSQRSNVEYIIDTLNTEHKGDKYTIMALLDYADYLYHLGKKNTANNIYQDVYYSTPNADLASRAALFLSKNHLETQNIKEAKELANKILESNPEFFMSDLENSLLLAKAFSNNRVYDLSSKIYGYIFTHLTKVDKEYERVLKDLALSLLNANEHIKAQKYLDLYTEDFPLGEYVSLIKEAQDKNFLYLKDANASFLHQKYEEIMKKYAGEISSKALFDNVKLYFQEKNYEKVISYQKDIEKYSNKEVKNLLEQAAILVLEQRLKNDECLAAIKIYGDFKAYNIGGKIQNKKQMLECFKRTTRIEEAKKYIVENENDDIIFYKLQSADLALKDKRYNFVIKTINDILDTRTIISDNEKFEANYIKFFAELRLQDYNAMIRTLQKLEQFPMNYRMVELYYEFLRYCEKNNFLTSILNYAPKAIDYQNLKGVNLFSPDLEFIYIKALKQSNQAQKALTLFKDLLANPLKDDERARVFYVQSNIYEDLKDVQNQKQSLQNCIDINATSNWQNLCKDKLNILNTQP; encoded by the coding sequence ATGATAAGGGTTTTATTTTTATTTTTATTAAGTATAACTTATACATTTTCTTTTGAAATTATTGTTAACAAAGGGGAGGAACATAAACGTCCTTTTACGCTTTTGCATTTAAAAGATGATAAGGATTTTACTTGCAAAAGTGTTTTTGAATTTGAAAAAACCCATTTTGAGTGCAATGTTTTAGGTGTTAGCAATATGCAGTTTCAAAATAAAGAATTTGATGATTTTACGATTTATTTTGAAAAGCACCAAACTTTTTTGACAATCAAAATTTATCCTAAAATTTTAGCTAAGATGTTTAATTATTCTCAAGATATTTTTAATGCTAAAGAAATTCAAAGTCAGAGTGAAGATGCTTCTAAGCATTTTGTATTTATTTTTACTAAAGATTTAAGGTATTATAAACCTAGCGATGGGCTTGATTTTGATATTTATTTTGATGATGTATTAATGCCTTATATTGGAGCATTAGATTTAAATTCTAATCCTATGGAAACTTCAAAAAGTGCAGATTTTAATGCTTATTTTAGTATAAAACAAGAATATGAAGCAAAAAAATATGATCAGGTTTTAAGGGATGCAACTAGCGCTATTAAGCGTTACCAGGGTAGTGTATTTATGAATGAATTTGAACTTTATAAACTAAGAGCTCAAAATAAACTATATACTTATGAATTTGATAAAGACCAACTAATTTTAGAACAAATGTTAGATGATGCTAAAAGATGGGTGAGAACTTATATTAACGATAAAGATTATACAGAAGTGATGTATATTATGATGAGAGTTTATATGGGTTTATCGCAAAGATCTAATGTTGAATATATTATAGATACTTTAAATACTGAACACAAAGGTGATAAATATACTATAATGGCTTTACTTGATTATGCAGATTATTTATATCACTTGGGTAAAAAAAATACCGCAAATAATATTTATCAAGATGTGTATTATTCTACTCCCAATGCAGATTTGGCTAGTAGAGCTGCTTTATTTTTATCAAAAAATCATCTAGAGACACAAAATATAAAAGAAGCCAAAGAATTAGCAAATAAAATTTTAGAATCAAACCCTGAATTTTTCATGAGCGATTTGGAAAATTCTTTATTATTAGCTAAAGCTTTTTCTAATAATAGGGTTTATGATTTGAGTTCTAAAATTTATGGGTATATTTTTACGCATTTAACCAAGGTAGATAAAGAATATGAAAGAGTGTTAAAAGATCTTGCTTTGTCTTTATTAAATGCAAATGAACATATTAAAGCTCAAAAATATTTAGATCTTTATACAGAAGATTTTCCTTTGGGTGAATATGTGAGTTTAATTAAAGAAGCACAAGATAAAAACTTTTTATATTTAAAAGATGCTAATGCAAGCTTTTTGCATCAAAAATATGAAGAAATTATGAAAAAATACGCTGGAGAAATTTCTAGTAAGGCGCTGTTTGATAATGTCAAATTATATTTTCAAGAAAAGAATTATGAAAAGGTTATAAGTTATCAAAAAGATATTGAAAAATACTCCAATAAAGAAGTAAAAAATCTTTTAGAGCAAGCTGCTATTTTGGTTTTAGAGCAAAGATTAAAAAATGATGAGTGTTTGGCTGCTATTAAAATATATGGTGATTTTAAAGCCTATAATATAGGAGGTAAAATACAAAATAAAAAGCAAATGCTTGAGTGTTTTAAACGCACAACGCGCATAGAAGAAGCTAAAAAATACATAGTGGAAAATGAAAACGATGATATTATTTTTTATAAGCTTCAAAGTGCTGATTTAGCTCTTAAAGATAAACGTTATAATTTTGTTATAAAAACAATTAACGATATTTTAGACACAAGAACGATTATTAGTGATAATGAAAAATTTGAAGCAAATTATATTAAGTTTTTTGCTGAGCTTAGATTGCAAGATTATAATGCCATGATAAGAACTTTACAAAAACTGGAGCAATTTCCTATGAATTATCGTATGGTGGAATTATATTATGAATTTTTGCGTTATTGTGAAAAAAATAATTTTCTAACAAGTATTTTAAACTATGCTCCAAAGGCTATTGATTATCAAAACTTAAAGGGGGTAAATCTTTTTAGTCCTGATTTAGAATTCATCTATATCAAAGCTTTAAAACAAAGCAATCAAGCTCAAAAAGCCTTAACTTTGTTTAAAGATTTACTTGCTAATCCTTTAAAAGATGATGAGCGCGCAAGAGTTTTTTATGTGCAAAGTAATATTTATGAAGATTTAAAAGATGTGCAAAATCAAAAACAAAGTTTACAAAATTGTATAGATATTAACGCAACGAGCAATTGGCAAAATTTATGTAAAGATAAATTAAATATTTTAAATACTCAGCCTTGA
- the nuoL gene encoding NADH-quinone oxidoreductase subunit L, producing the protein MQNLALIVLFSPLVSAIVLGIFAFSAKKIILGYIASLLIAFSALASIILLSNGVHFNFELGTWISLVDVSFGFKIDSITLIMMNVVSIVATFVHLYSIFYMEHDEGFNRYFSYLGLFVFSMMFLIMSDNFLGLFIGWEGVGLCSWLLIGFWYHNEKYTFAANEAFIMNRIADLALLLGIFLIYIEFNSLKYDEFFTLLSLGHENDMILILIALLLFVGAMGKSAQFPFHTWLADAMAGPTPVSALIHAATMVTAGVYLVIRAGELYLQVPEVGYFIAILGSFVALFAASMAMVAKDLKRIIAYSTLSQLGYMFVAAGLGAYAIALFHLATHAFFKSLLFLGAGNVMHAMNDKLDISKMGGLYKSMRFSAILMLIGSLALAGIYPFAGFFSKDLILGFSFISHHHGIFLVLLIAAFMTAFYSFRLLMLVFFTPKRHEEHPHEASKIALLAMSPLALLAIVAGFFEHSFMEFVSKNLAFIDGQNSLVMMLASTAAVLGVLLAIMAYWKNWFKPSLSKTSIYKLLFNEYYIPRFYHQFIVSKYALFCEFLRKSDKEILDTLVDSVAFFLKTFARTLSIGKDYSLVLRITVLAFVCLFCLALAV; encoded by the coding sequence ATGCAAAATTTAGCTTTAATTGTACTTTTTTCTCCTTTAGTTTCAGCTATTGTTTTAGGTATTTTTGCTTTTAGTGCTAAGAAAATTATTTTAGGCTATATAGCTTCTTTGCTTATAGCTTTTTCAGCACTTGCTTCAATTATTTTATTAAGCAATGGAGTGCATTTTAATTTTGAACTTGGCACTTGGATATCTTTGGTAGATGTTAGTTTTGGTTTTAAAATAGACTCTATTACTTTAATTATGATGAATGTAGTAAGTATAGTTGCTACTTTTGTACATTTATATAGTATATTTTATATGGAGCATGATGAAGGGTTTAATCGCTATTTTAGCTATTTAGGACTTTTTGTTTTTTCTATGATGTTTTTGATTATGAGTGATAATTTCTTAGGACTTTTCATAGGTTGGGAGGGCGTTGGACTTTGCTCATGGCTTTTGATAGGTTTTTGGTATCATAATGAAAAATATACCTTTGCTGCTAATGAAGCATTTATCATGAATAGAATTGCAGATTTGGCTTTGCTTTTAGGAATTTTCTTAATTTATATAGAGTTCAATTCTTTAAAATATGATGAGTTTTTTACCCTTTTATCTTTAGGGCATGAAAATGATATGATTTTGATTTTAATAGCACTTTTACTTTTTGTGGGCGCTATGGGTAAATCAGCACAATTTCCTTTCCATACTTGGCTTGCTGATGCTATGGCAGGACCTACACCAGTTTCAGCGCTAATCCATGCTGCGACTATGGTTACTGCGGGAGTTTATTTGGTGATTCGTGCTGGAGAACTTTATTTGCAAGTCCCTGAAGTAGGGTATTTTATCGCTATACTTGGATCTTTTGTAGCACTTTTTGCTGCTTCTATGGCTATGGTGGCTAAAGATTTAAAAAGAATTATTGCTTATTCAACGCTTTCTCAACTTGGATATATGTTTGTAGCAGCAGGTCTTGGGGCTTATGCTATAGCTTTATTTCATCTAGCAACTCATGCATTTTTTAAATCTTTACTATTCTTAGGTGCAGGTAATGTTATGCATGCGATGAATGATAAGCTTGATATTAGCAAGATGGGTGGACTTTATAAAAGTATGCGTTTTAGTGCTATTTTAATGCTTATAGGCTCTTTGGCTTTGGCAGGAATTTATCCTTTTGCAGGATTTTTCTCTAAAGATTTAATTTTAGGATTTTCTTTTATAAGTCATCATCATGGAATTTTCTTGGTACTTTTAATAGCAGCTTTTATGACAGCTTTTTATAGTTTTAGACTTTTAATGCTTGTATTTTTTACTCCGAAAAGACATGAAGAACATCCTCATGAAGCTAGTAAAATAGCTTTACTTGCGATGAGTCCTTTGGCTTTACTTGCTATTGTTGCAGGGTTTTTTGAGCATAGCTTTATGGAGTTTGTAAGTAAAAATTTAGCTTTTATTGATGGGCAAAATTCTTTAGTTATGATGCTTGCAAGTACTGCTGCAGTGCTTGGAGTACTTTTAGCTATCATGGCTTATTGGAAAAATTGGTTTAAACCATCACTTTCTAAAACAAGTATTTATAAGCTTTTGTTTAATGAATACTATATACCAAGGTTTTATCATCAATTTATTGTTAGCAAATATGCTTTATTTTGTGAATTTTTAAGAAAAAGCGATAAAGAAATTTTAGATACTTTGGTAGATAGTGTTGCATTTTTCCTTAAAACTTTTGCTAGGACTCTTAGCATAGGTAAGGATTATTCTTTGGTTTTAAGAATTACAGTGTTGGCTTTTGTATGTTTATTTTGTTTAGCGTTGGCGGTGTAG
- a CDS encoding complex I subunit 4 family protein yields MLSLLMLFPFFAAFIALFLQKEDSKSFAILVSFLILVFNVFLLFNYHGGIAYEFSLNSLIVNFHIGVDAIALYLMLLCSIMIFLSFICLDIQDKSVVVSIFLLQFCIIGLFASLDALLFYVFWEFSLIPLIYLIGRYSDNYKAGIKFFIYAFCGSMLMLLAIIYVGFLYYQSFGYWSFDLLAWYKSDFFIPESVQNLIFIGFFIAFAIKSPLFPFHTWAPKVYAKSPTLVSVMLVSFKMAPFGFLRFILPLTPDTLNHYYSLLAILCIVGILYAALIAFKAKDLKELIAYSSISHLGVVILGIVTFTYNGLSGSVFYMFAHGIVTGGLFLAAYILYKRYHTFDLDFYKNLAKTAPLFSFFFAVLLFSSISLPLTISFVGEFLILQGIASVNLWYALFAGGVIILGAIYMLNIYRNMFFATSEEKMERLVLKKGEIFVLSILSALVIYLGVAPSAMLDEIALNVNSILEVMQTRNIAIENQKIIDDIRGF; encoded by the coding sequence ATGCTTAGTTTGTTAATGTTATTTCCATTTTTTGCAGCTTTTATAGCTTTATTTTTGCAAAAAGAAGATAGTAAGTCTTTTGCTATTTTAGTTAGCTTCTTGATTTTAGTTTTTAATGTTTTTTTATTGTTTAATTATCATGGTGGTATAGCTTATGAGTTTAGTTTAAATTCTTTAATAGTTAATTTTCATATCGGTGTAGATGCTATAGCGCTATACTTGATGTTGCTTTGTTCTATTATGATTTTTTTATCTTTTATATGTTTGGATATTCAAGATAAAAGTGTTGTTGTAAGTATATTTTTATTGCAATTTTGTATTATAGGACTTTTTGCTTCATTAGATGCTTTATTGTTTTATGTATTTTGGGAGTTTTCTCTTATACCACTTATTTATTTAATAGGCAGATATTCAGATAATTATAAAGCAGGGATTAAATTTTTCATTTATGCATTTTGTGGTTCTATGCTCATGCTTTTAGCGATTATTTATGTAGGATTTTTGTATTATCAAAGTTTTGGGTATTGGAGTTTTGATTTACTTGCTTGGTATAAGAGTGATTTTTTCATACCTGAAAGTGTACAAAATTTAATCTTTATAGGATTTTTTATCGCTTTTGCGATTAAAAGTCCTTTGTTTCCTTTCCACACTTGGGCGCCAAAAGTTTATGCAAAAAGTCCAACTTTAGTATCTGTAATGCTTGTTAGTTTTAAAATGGCTCCTTTTGGATTTTTAAGATTTATATTGCCTTTAACACCTGATACTTTAAATCATTATTATTCTTTACTTGCAATTTTATGTATAGTTGGAATTTTATATGCAGCTTTAATTGCTTTTAAAGCCAAAGATTTAAAAGAATTAATCGCTTATAGCTCAATTTCGCATTTAGGTGTGGTGATTTTGGGTATTGTGACTTTTACTTATAATGGGCTAAGCGGCTCTGTATTTTACATGTTTGCACATGGTATAGTAACGGGAGGTTTGTTTTTGGCTGCTTATATACTTTATAAAAGATATCATACTTTTGATTTAGACTTTTATAAAAATTTAGCTAAAACAGCTCCGTTATTTAGCTTTTTCTTTGCGGTGTTATTATTTTCATCTATTTCACTACCTTTGACTATTTCTTTTGTAGGTGAGTTTTTAATTTTACAAGGCATAGCAAGTGTGAATTTGTGGTATGCGTTATTTGCAGGTGGTGTGATTATTTTAGGGGCTATTTATATGTTAAATATTTATAGAAATATGTTTTTTGCCACTAGTGAAGAAAAAATGGAGAGATTAGTATTAAAAAAAGGTGAAATTTTTGTTTTGAGTATTTTAAGTGCCTTGGTAATTTATTTAGGGGTAGCTCCAAGTGCTATGCTTGATGAAATTGCTTTGAATGTAAATAGCATTCTTGAAGTTATGCAAACAAGAAATATTGCAATAGAAAATCAAAAAATCATAGATGATATAAGAGGTTTTTAA
- the nuoI gene encoding NADH-quinone oxidoreductase subunit NuoI — protein MKKGYFKVDFERKNPQNAYEKFIQVIKRSLNTELFVGLFVVLREMFKKNNSATIKYPMEKVALDNRYRAVHRLMRFIESENECCIGCGLCEKICISNCIRMETSLSEDGRKKVENYSINLGRCIYCGFCADVCPELAIVHGKEYENAAEQRSYFGQKEDFLTPIDELKNQVVFEGSGSLRKDADDLVKKTPNYYEIDLQRQQDTSKEENV, from the coding sequence ATGAAAAAAGGTTATTTTAAAGTAGATTTTGAGCGTAAAAATCCTCAAAATGCTTATGAAAAATTCATACAAGTAATCAAGCGTTCTTTAAATACAGAACTTTTTGTAGGTTTGTTTGTCGTATTAAGAGAAATGTTTAAAAAAAATAATAGTGCAACGATTAAATATCCTATGGAAAAAGTTGCTTTAGATAATCGCTACCGTGCGGTACATCGTTTGATGCGTTTTATTGAAAGTGAAAATGAATGTTGTATTGGCTGTGGTTTGTGCGAAAAAATTTGTATTAGTAATTGCATAAGAATGGAAACAAGTTTAAGCGAAGACGGACGTAAAAAGGTTGAAAATTATAGTATCAATTTAGGGCGTTGTATTTATTGTGGCTTTTGTGCCGATGTTTGTCCTGAGCTTGCCATTGTACATGGTAAAGAGTATGAAAATGCAGCAGAGCAAAGATCGTATTTTGGTCAAAAGGAAGATTTTTTAACTCCTATTGATGAGCTTAAAAATCAAGTAGTATTTGAAGGAAGTGGTAGTTTAAGAAAAGATGCTGATGATTTAGTAAAGAAAACTCCAAATTATTATGAGATAGATTTGCAAAGACAGCAAGATACCTCAAAGGAAGAAAATGTTTGA
- the nuoK gene encoding NADH-quinone oxidoreductase subunit NuoK — MLEKYYIVAILMFIIGLIGIIKRQNLIMLFISSEILLNAANLALVTAGASHKDIEGQIFALFVMGVAACEVAVGIALCVLWYRKTGTLELSSLAEKGELKCKI, encoded by the coding sequence ATGTTAGAAAAATACTACATTGTGGCTATTTTGATGTTTATCATTGGTCTAATAGGTATTATAAAACGCCAAAATTTAATTATGCTTTTTATTTCAAGTGAAATTTTATTAAACGCTGCTAATTTAGCTTTAGTTACAGCAGGAGCTTCTCACAAAGACATAGAAGGGCAAATTTTTGCTTTATTTGTAATGGGGGTTGCAGCTTGTGAAGTAGCTGTTGGGATAGCACTTTGTGTTTTATGGTATAGAAAAACAGGAACACTAGAGCTTAGCTCTTTAGCTGAAAAAGGAGAGTTAAAATGCAAAATTTAG
- a CDS encoding NADH-quinone oxidoreductase subunit N — MSGFSLEKFNFVLLFPVLSLLFWAIVLLLLDAFKKLSRNFYIGASVIALFSALCFLLIYNGFVLDNSHAFFGLFVSDNYAIFAQIVILVFSMLYLLMDKDEQKAEFFSLFLFMIASLILMISSTNLIVIFLALEGSSLALYTLIALRGTHNAISSSIKYFTLAAVGAGFFVFACAFVYLKTKSLDLDNLLHSEYISDPILLCAGVMFLVIVGVKLSIAPFHFWLKDVYCGVHTNFIAFISIVPKIAMIIVVLRIFSALGGGVKFEYIVALLAIFSMLAVSIVALIQKDVKKMLAYSSITHSSFILAVIVSSMSVSSQGDGTSYLLSIFALFVYWISFAFANYGIFLILSLFQKSSFESFSGLFDQRPVLSIMLAIFILCIAGIPPFGIFWGKILILASILNSGYYVLVFAIALSSMIMLYAYLKILIYVFFKKAQIIESANLDVKQKIILCLCLIGSISCVFLLL, encoded by the coding sequence ATGAGTGGCTTTAGTTTAGAAAAATTCAATTTTGTATTATTATTTCCTGTGTTATCATTGCTTTTTTGGGCCATTGTTTTGCTTTTATTGGATGCATTTAAAAAGCTTTCTAGAAATTTTTATATAGGAGCAAGTGTTATAGCCTTATTTAGTGCTTTGTGTTTTTTATTGATTTATAATGGTTTTGTTTTAGATAATTCTCATGCTTTTTTTGGTTTATTTGTAAGTGATAATTATGCAATTTTTGCTCAAATAGTTATTTTAGTTTTTTCAATGCTTTATTTATTAATGGATAAAGATGAGCAAAAGGCAGAGTTTTTTTCCTTGTTTTTATTTATGATTGCTTCTTTGATATTAATGATATCAAGTACTAATTTAATTGTAATTTTCCTAGCCTTAGAAGGTTCTTCTTTGGCTCTTTATACATTAATAGCACTAAGAGGAACTCATAATGCTATTAGCTCTAGTATAAAGTACTTTACTTTAGCTGCGGTGGGCGCTGGGTTTTTTGTCTTTGCTTGTGCTTTTGTATATTTAAAAACAAAGTCTTTGGATTTAGATAATCTATTGCATTCTGAATATATTTCAGACCCTATCCTGCTTTGTGCTGGAGTAATGTTTTTAGTCATTGTTGGAGTAAAACTTTCTATTGCACCTTTTCATTTTTGGTTAAAAGATGTGTATTGTGGTGTACATACAAATTTTATTGCATTTATATCTATAGTACCAAAAATAGCTATGATAATAGTAGTTTTAAGAATTTTTTCTGCTTTGGGTGGTGGAGTAAAATTTGAATACATAGTAGCATTGCTAGCAATTTTTTCTATGCTTGCTGTAAGTATAGTAGCTTTAATCCAAAAAGATGTGAAAAAAATGCTAGCATATAGTTCTATTACCCATTCTTCTTTTATATTAGCAGTTATTGTTTCTAGTATGAGTGTGAGTTCTCAAGGAGATGGGACTTCTTATTTGCTTTCAATTTTTGCTTTGTTTGTGTATTGGATATCTTTTGCTTTTGCAAATTATGGAATTTTTTTAATATTGAGTTTATTTCAAAAAAGCTCATTTGAGAGTTTTTCAGGTTTGTTTGATCAAAGACCAGTATTGTCTATAATGCTAGCTATATTTATTTTGTGTATAGCAGGTATTCCGCCTTTTGGTATTTTTTGGGGTAAAATTTTAATTTTAGCTTCTATTTTAAACTCAGGCTATTATGTACTTGTATTTGCTATAGCTTTAAGTTCTATGATTATGCTTTATGCTTATTTAAAAATTTTAATTTATGTTTTTTTTAAAAAGGCTCAAATTATAGAAAGTGCAAACTTAGATGTAAAACAAAAGATTATTTTATGCTTGTGTTTGATTGGAAGTATTTCTTGCGTGTTTTTGCTTTTGTAA
- a CDS encoding NADH-quinone oxidoreductase subunit J gives MFETIAFCLLSVLVLGFFLISVLSTSVLYAISSLAAAMIFLSGFYFLLNAEFIGAIQIIVYSGAILGLYSFAMMFFDASIKVKENLKGKRVFIFAVIFSAILLISIIMGYNFGLNETSEVYDLDSTQQIGFTLFTKYMLAFEFMAILLLIALICAIALTQKNIKKDEQ, from the coding sequence ATGTTTGAAACGATAGCTTTTTGTTTGTTAAGTGTTTTGGTATTGGGATTTTTTCTAATTAGCGTTTTAAGTACTAGTGTACTTTATGCTATTAGTTCTTTGGCTGCGGCTATGATTTTTTTAAGCGGATTTTATTTTTTACTTAATGCTGAATTTATTGGAGCAATTCAAATTATCGTTTATAGTGGGGCTATTTTAGGTCTTTATAGTTTTGCTATGATGTTTTTTGATGCTTCAATAAAAGTAAAGGAAAATCTAAAAGGTAAAAGAGTATTTATTTTTGCTGTGATTTTTAGTGCTATTTTGTTAATTAGTATTATTATGGGCTATAACTTTGGTTTAAATGAAACTAGTGAAGTTTATGATCTTGATTCAACTCAGCAAATAGGTTTTACTTTATTTACAAAATACATGCTTGCTTTTGAATTTATGGCAATTTTACTCTTAATAGCTTTAATTTGTGCTATAGCACTTACTCAAAAAAATATAAAAAAGGATGAGCAATGA